In a genomic window of Roseiflexus castenholzii DSM 13941:
- a CDS encoding GntR family transcriptional regulator, translating into MTDPVPHDRNAQRALRAHEIVHILEQQIRSGAYRSGMRLPTVRELAEQYHVNKNTAARAYQILEQRGLIDVSRGRGAFVCAIMEYDRSTLQQQVERFVQTARHSGLSRSQLMDLIHNAVHQSYGSDAPRVLFVECNRRDVETLGDEIESIADVPMDRALLDDVLRDPVTPVHRYDLIVTTFQHLGQIRQAVPSSARQRVIGVLATPSHESLLALARLHVPTFGLVCDSPGTVESLTHIIRTYHPNSAVIPVLIDNRTRLHDMIEQADAIVVTRSCRERLLALNPALPIITVVFTIDQQSIDFLRRRLEETAQMNAMQG; encoded by the coding sequence ATGACCGATCCTGTCCCGCACGATAGAAACGCACAACGTGCTTTGCGAGCGCATGAGATTGTGCACATTCTGGAGCAACAGATCCGCTCCGGCGCGTACCGATCCGGCATGCGCTTGCCGACTGTCCGTGAACTTGCTGAACAGTATCACGTCAACAAGAATACTGCCGCGCGCGCATACCAGATATTGGAGCAGCGCGGGTTGATTGACGTGTCACGCGGTCGTGGCGCATTTGTGTGCGCAATAATGGAGTATGACCGGTCAACATTGCAGCAGCAGGTCGAACGCTTTGTTCAGACAGCCCGGCATTCAGGGTTGAGTCGTAGTCAGTTGATGGACCTGATCCACAACGCGGTGCATCAGTCGTATGGGTCTGATGCGCCGCGCGTGTTGTTTGTCGAATGCAACCGGCGTGATGTCGAAACGCTCGGCGACGAGATTGAAAGCATTGCTGACGTGCCAATGGATCGGGCGCTGCTCGATGATGTCCTGCGCGATCCGGTCACACCCGTTCACCGCTACGATCTGATCGTCACCACCTTTCAGCACCTGGGGCAGATTCGCCAGGCTGTGCCATCCTCTGCACGCCAACGGGTCATTGGCGTGCTGGCGACGCCATCACACGAGTCGTTGCTGGCGCTGGCGCGTCTGCACGTTCCAACTTTTGGTCTGGTGTGCGACTCGCCGGGAACGGTCGAAAGTCTGACCCATATCATTCGCACCTATCATCCGAACTCAGCGGTCATTCCTGTTCTGATCGATAACCGCACGCGCCTGCACGACATGATCGAGCAGGCGGACGCCATCGTGGTCACCCGATCCTGTCGGGAACGTCTGCTGGCGTTGAATCCCGCGCTGCCCATTATCACCGTGGTCTTCACGATCGATCAGCAGTCGATTGATTTCTTGCGCCGCCGTCTTGAGGAAACTGCGCAGATGAACGCCATGCAGGGATAA
- a CDS encoding neutral/alkaline non-lysosomal ceramidase N-terminal domain-containing protein has protein sequence MDLTQIHGFTHCAVGIARRDVTPPVGIYARSWGAARRDVAEGVHRPLTATTLVMRSLDADEPTLALVALDVGWFPYLPDERQMRSAVLNATGLDEDALLINFSHTHAGPYLNSQITDKPGAHFIEPYLSDLTGALVEAIIEARNAMRPAWITYGYGRCALAANRDFWAPDVGRYACGYNPATPADDTVLVARVTGEDGAIIAILVNYACHPTTLAWQNRLLSPDYVGAMRDTLESIYGAPCLFLYGAAGDLGPREGFVGDPAVADRNGRQLAYAAAAAIEALPPPASRFVYTGVVASGANLATWEYRPLDPADRARCATLRQQCAIVPLQRKPMLEPIDPPGANRGDSIAEAEKASRRKWLQAALGDEPVYPMTLWFWRLGDALLVACPNEAYAQMQIELRARFHHQPVLVLGCTNGTLGYLPPRDAYGSGLYQEQQSPFLPGCLEQTIAAAISGLERL, from the coding sequence ATGGACCTGACACAGATCCACGGTTTCACCCATTGCGCAGTTGGCATCGCGCGCCGAGACGTGACTCCGCCTGTCGGAATCTACGCGCGATCATGGGGCGCAGCGCGCCGCGATGTCGCTGAAGGAGTGCATCGGCCACTGACGGCAACAACGCTGGTGATGCGCTCGCTGGACGCGGACGAGCCGACGCTGGCGCTCGTGGCGCTCGATGTTGGCTGGTTTCCGTACCTTCCCGATGAACGCCAGATGCGCAGCGCCGTCCTGAACGCAACCGGGCTGGATGAAGATGCGTTGCTGATCAATTTCTCACACACCCACGCCGGTCCGTACCTCAACAGTCAGATCACCGATAAACCCGGCGCACACTTTATCGAACCATACCTCAGCGATCTGACCGGTGCGCTTGTCGAGGCGATTATTGAAGCCAGAAACGCCATGCGCCCGGCGTGGATCACCTATGGGTACGGGCGCTGTGCGCTGGCAGCAAATCGCGATTTCTGGGCGCCGGATGTCGGGAGGTATGCCTGCGGCTACAATCCTGCGACGCCTGCCGATGATACGGTGCTCGTCGCCCGTGTTACCGGAGAGGATGGCGCGATCATAGCCATACTGGTCAACTATGCCTGCCACCCGACAACCCTTGCCTGGCAAAATCGCTTGCTCTCACCCGATTATGTCGGCGCTATGCGCGACACACTCGAGTCGATCTACGGAGCGCCCTGCCTGTTCCTCTATGGCGCTGCTGGCGATCTCGGTCCGCGCGAGGGGTTCGTTGGCGATCCGGCAGTCGCCGACCGGAACGGACGGCAACTGGCATACGCGGCTGCGGCGGCGATTGAGGCGTTGCCGCCGCCAGCGTCGCGCTTTGTGTATACCGGGGTGGTCGCTTCCGGCGCCAACCTGGCCACCTGGGAGTACCGTCCACTCGATCCTGCCGACCGGGCGCGCTGTGCGACGCTGCGACAGCAGTGTGCGATCGTGCCGCTGCAACGCAAGCCGATGCTGGAACCGATCGATCCGCCGGGCGCCAATCGCGGCGACTCGATTGCAGAAGCCGAGAAAGCGTCGCGGCGGAAGTGGCTCCAGGCGGCGCTCGGCGATGAACCGGTCTATCCGATGACCCTCTGGTTCTGGCGGTTGGGTGATGCGCTGCTTGTCGCCTGCCCAAATGAAGCCTACGCTCAGATGCAGATCGAACTCCGTGCCCGGTTTCACCACCAACCGGTGCTGGTCCTGGGATGCACCAATGGCACGCTCGGCTACCTGCCCCCCCGCGATGCATACGGCAGCGGTCTCTATCAGGAACAACAATCTCCTTTTCTCCCCGGTTGTCTGGAACAAACAATTGCAGCCGCCATCAGCGGATTGGAGCGTCTATGA
- a CDS encoding succinylglutamate desuccinylase/aspartoacylase family protein, which yields MSATQIVTMIDFEKPGKQVGQLAIPQSTNTSGWATEYLPIAVINGAPGPTALLFGGNHGDEYEGPVTLLNMAHTLEPDNLCGRVIIVPMLNRPALAAGTRLSPLDGKNMNRVFPGRADGTITEMIAHYVTTVLFPLADLVIDIHSGGRSAHFLPLVSMHHVPNHEQLRSMIDLALAWGAPYVLLYRDVGGTGLLPGEAERLGKLTLGTEMGSAAQFGVDMLSLTERGVRNVLRQARILTDQTPDPPAPAKIMAADQYDDYIMAPVSGIFEPFVEMGAWMVAGQAIGQIHSIEQPFALPTLVYARTDGMLISRRAFPLVRQGDCLATLARPFHLP from the coding sequence ATGAGCGCAACGCAGATCGTGACCATGATCGATTTCGAGAAGCCCGGCAAGCAAGTGGGACAGTTGGCGATTCCACAATCAACCAACACATCGGGATGGGCAACCGAATATCTGCCCATTGCCGTGATCAATGGCGCACCCGGACCAACGGCGCTGTTGTTCGGCGGCAACCATGGCGATGAGTATGAAGGACCGGTGACGCTCCTGAACATGGCGCACACCCTCGAACCAGACAATCTCTGCGGGCGTGTCATCATCGTTCCGATGCTGAACCGTCCGGCGCTTGCCGCCGGAACCCGACTGTCGCCGCTCGACGGCAAGAACATGAATCGGGTGTTTCCGGGACGCGCCGATGGAACGATCACCGAGATGATTGCTCATTACGTAACGACGGTGCTTTTCCCACTGGCGGACCTGGTGATCGATATTCATTCCGGCGGACGGTCGGCGCACTTTCTGCCGCTCGTCAGCATGCACCATGTTCCCAACCACGAACAATTGCGATCCATGATCGATCTGGCGCTGGCATGGGGTGCGCCATATGTGCTGCTCTACCGGGATGTCGGCGGAACCGGGCTGCTCCCCGGCGAAGCCGAACGCCTGGGAAAACTGACCCTTGGCACTGAAATGGGCAGCGCCGCGCAGTTTGGCGTCGATATGCTCAGCCTGACGGAACGCGGCGTGCGCAATGTGTTGCGTCAGGCACGCATCCTGACCGATCAGACGCCCGACCCGCCGGCGCCCGCGAAGATTATGGCTGCCGATCAGTATGATGATTACATCATGGCGCCGGTAAGCGGCATCTTCGAACCTTTCGTCGAAATGGGCGCGTGGATGGTCGCGGGACAGGCGATCGGGCAGATCCATTCTATCGAGCAACCCTTCGCTTTGCCAACGCTGGTGTACGCCAGAACAGACGGCATGCTGATCAGCCGGCGCGCGTTTCCCCTCGTTCGCCAGGGCGACTGCCTTGCCACACTTGCACGCCCGTTTCACCTGCCATAG
- a CDS encoding mandelate racemase/muconate lactonizing enzyme family protein, translating into MKITDVEAIWLQLPTVDDRADGTQDTLVVKVHTDEGIVGVGEVDSSPMAAKAIIEAPLSHRIARGLRLCVIGEDPLDIARLWHAMYEGSIFFGRGGAAQQAISGIDIALWDIAGKALGQPVYRLLGGGFRNRLRAYASILFQETPEATYDLARRLADQGFTAVKFGWGPMGTSEKTDLALVRMARRGLGDHLDLMIDAGICYDTATAIRRAHQFAEYNPFWLEEPLHPDNLEGYSRLAAVSPIRIAAGEQETTLVGFQALLDAGLAVVQPDVARVGGISQAIQIGRMAMQRHRLCVNHSYKTGISIAASLHFLAALPNAPLLEYCVEQSPLRQTLTRETFPVVDGWVAVPQEPGLGITLDEEVIARYRVA; encoded by the coding sequence GTGAAAATCACCGATGTCGAAGCCATCTGGTTGCAGCTCCCAACCGTGGATGATCGCGCCGACGGCACCCAGGATACGCTGGTGGTCAAAGTCCACACCGACGAAGGGATCGTCGGAGTTGGCGAGGTCGATTCGTCGCCAATGGCAGCGAAAGCGATCATCGAGGCGCCGCTGTCTCACCGAATCGCACGCGGTTTACGGCTCTGCGTGATCGGCGAGGATCCGCTCGATATTGCGCGCCTGTGGCACGCCATGTACGAGGGATCGATCTTCTTCGGGCGCGGCGGCGCGGCGCAGCAGGCCATCAGCGGCATCGACATCGCCCTGTGGGACATTGCCGGCAAGGCGCTGGGGCAGCCGGTCTACCGACTGCTCGGCGGCGGCTTCCGCAATCGTCTGCGCGCTTATGCGTCGATTCTGTTTCAGGAGACGCCTGAAGCAACGTATGACCTTGCCCGCCGCCTCGCCGACCAGGGATTCACAGCGGTCAAGTTCGGGTGGGGACCGATGGGAACAAGCGAGAAGACGGATCTTGCACTGGTGCGGATGGCGCGGCGCGGGCTGGGGGACCACCTCGACCTGATGATCGACGCGGGAATCTGCTACGACACGGCCACGGCAATCCGGCGTGCGCATCAGTTCGCGGAATACAACCCGTTCTGGCTTGAAGAGCCGCTGCACCCCGATAATCTCGAAGGGTACTCGCGCCTGGCTGCGGTATCGCCTATCCGCATCGCTGCCGGAGAACAGGAGACCACCCTGGTCGGATTTCAGGCGCTGCTGGACGCCGGTCTGGCAGTGGTGCAGCCGGACGTGGCGCGGGTCGGAGGGATATCGCAGGCAATTCAGATTGGTCGGATGGCGATGCAGCGCCACCGTTTGTGCGTCAATCACTCGTACAAGACCGGCATCAGCATCGCCGCTTCGTTGCACTTCCTGGCGGCGCTGCCGAACGCTCCGCTCCTGGAGTATTGCGTCGAGCAGAGTCCGTTGCGGCAGACGCTTACCCGCGAGACGTTTCCGGTGGTGGATGGATGGGTCGCCGTGCCGCAAGAACCAGGGTTGGGAATCACGCTCGACGAAGAGGTGATCGCCCGCTACCGCGTGGCGTGA
- a CDS encoding STAS domain-containing protein, which translates to MIRLTQRQINHGVFGLLNGLALIAIGFSIFPTPQWHAIIPVLAGLAFGSSLWFAYWRGWEPARPLLILLLTVIVALGTAETFIATRFNHTLYTIPALALVLTGPVWVAGSALTLLVAFAIRGGGGPYLNPFELLTFVLVIGGMIFSRLAVDNAQRLEAAKREAEEARTRAEQRERDLAAQAEELAQRNVEQQRLLELVSALETPTIALAESVLLAPIVGALDTRRAQALTTRLLNDASAQRAQHVILDISGVTAVDTQVAQALIQTARALSLIGCRVTLTGISATVAMTLTNLGVALESIHTVRSPQEALAARTEN; encoded by the coding sequence GTGATCCGCTTGACACAACGTCAGATCAATCACGGGGTTTTCGGATTACTCAACGGATTGGCGTTGATAGCGATTGGTTTTTCCATCTTTCCAACACCGCAATGGCATGCAATCATTCCAGTCCTCGCAGGGCTGGCGTTCGGCAGTAGTCTGTGGTTCGCCTACTGGCGCGGGTGGGAGCCGGCGCGTCCTTTGCTTATTCTCTTGCTCACCGTTATTGTAGCTCTGGGCACTGCGGAAACGTTTATTGCGACGCGGTTCAACCATACGCTCTATACCATCCCGGCGTTGGCGCTGGTGTTGACCGGTCCTGTATGGGTTGCAGGCAGTGCGCTGACGCTGCTCGTCGCCTTCGCCATCCGTGGCGGCGGCGGTCCCTATCTCAATCCATTCGAACTGCTGACGTTCGTGTTGGTCATTGGCGGCATGATCTTCAGCCGTCTGGCAGTCGATAATGCGCAACGACTCGAAGCGGCAAAGCGCGAGGCGGAGGAGGCGCGCACGCGCGCTGAGCAGCGCGAACGCGACCTTGCCGCGCAGGCGGAAGAACTGGCGCAGCGCAATGTGGAGCAACAGCGCCTCCTCGAACTGGTTTCGGCGCTGGAAACGCCAACCATTGCGCTGGCAGAGAGCGTGCTACTGGCGCCGATCGTCGGCGCGCTCGACACCCGCCGTGCGCAGGCGCTTACAACGCGATTGCTCAACGACGCCAGCGCCCAGCGCGCGCAGCACGTCATTCTCGACATCAGCGGTGTTACGGCAGTCGATACACAGGTAGCGCAGGCGCTCATTCAGACTGCGCGGGCGCTGAGTCTGATCGGCTGCCGGGTGACGCTCACCGGCATCTCGGCAACGGTGGCTATGACCCTGACCAATCTGGGGGTGGCGCTGGAGAGCATCCATACCGTGCGTTCACCGCAGGAGGCGCTTGCCGCGCGAACTGAGAACTGA
- a CDS encoding HAMP domain-containing protein, which translates to MSYSYLQTGDPGDLEEGAELLERLQRMVAQLRTSDHIYGDFQEEVAEQHIPVVDQGRALLQAVQDLHHRLSFGIDTPTDAQREAFYQEIERIEEQRETFTKQANAHLAGIRTVAQQHIEGDVRLTFVGIAIALAAMVALTIGVLWLIERHIVRPLRSITNAASRLAEGRLDGELAITSNDEIGVLQQTFNRMAATIRRQTGDLEIHYRQVTQARDALEAAHRQAVEQLAIIQRQQEAIRKLSVPVLPVSRDTPVMPLVGALDSARLIQVQEQALERLAATRARRLLLDITGVPIVDSHVAQGLIRVVQAAHLLGAEVMLIGIRPEVAQSIVGLGISLSNIRTCSDLQSALAQKGGRL; encoded by the coding sequence GTGAGTTACTCATATCTGCAAACCGGCGATCCTGGAGATCTTGAGGAGGGCGCCGAACTGCTTGAGCGCCTGCAAAGGATGGTGGCTCAGCTGCGCACGTCGGACCATATCTACGGCGATTTCCAGGAAGAAGTCGCCGAGCAGCACATACCGGTTGTGGATCAGGGCAGGGCGCTTCTGCAAGCAGTACAGGACCTGCACCATCGGCTGTCGTTCGGGATCGATACGCCGACCGATGCACAGCGTGAAGCGTTTTATCAGGAGATCGAACGAATCGAAGAGCAGCGTGAGACATTCACGAAACAAGCGAATGCGCATCTTGCAGGCATCCGCACTGTTGCGCAGCAGCATATTGAAGGCGATGTCAGGCTCACCTTCGTTGGCATCGCCATTGCACTGGCAGCGATGGTCGCATTGACCATAGGCGTGCTCTGGTTGATTGAGCGACATATTGTGCGTCCGCTACGCTCGATCACCAACGCGGCAAGCCGCCTTGCGGAGGGACGTCTGGATGGCGAGTTGGCAATTACGAGCAACGACGAGATCGGCGTGCTGCAACAGACGTTCAACCGCATGGCAGCGACGATCCGGCGGCAAACCGGCGATCTTGAAATACACTACCGGCAGGTGACACAGGCGCGTGACGCGCTCGAAGCGGCACACAGGCAGGCGGTCGAACAACTGGCGATTATTCAGCGGCAGCAGGAAGCCATTCGCAAACTGAGCGTTCCGGTGCTGCCGGTGAGCCGTGATACCCCGGTGATGCCGCTGGTCGGCGCGCTCGACAGCGCCCGCCTGATCCAGGTGCAGGAGCAGGCGCTGGAACGGCTTGCAGCAACCCGCGCTCGTCGCCTGTTGCTCGACATCACCGGTGTGCCGATTGTAGACAGTCATGTGGCGCAGGGGCTGATTCGCGTCGTTCAGGCGGCGCATCTTCTCGGTGCAGAGGTGATGTTGATCGGCATTCGTCCTGAAGTGGCGCAGTCCATTGTTGGTTTAGGCATCAGCCTGAGCAATATTCGAACCTGTAGCGATTTGCAGAGCGCACTGGCGCAAAAAGGAGGACGCTTGTGA
- a CDS encoding IS701 family transposase, which translates to MKNDKQLLDLYSDYLISAFGQTTATGLSSLLDGEISHDRVQRLLAGKEQTSADLWRLVKPHVRQIESEDGVVIVDDSIAEKPYTDENDIVCWHYDHSQQRTVKGINFVTCLYHSQGVSLPVGFELVRKTERYTDPKTGKEKRRSDKTKNEMYRDLLQQAVKNQIPFKYALNDIWFASAENMNFVKLTLKKEFVMPLTGNRKVALSVNAKQPGRYQRVDTLELEPMKPVTVYLEGVGFALLLIKQVFTNEDGSTGIQYLVASDTTRDGNGIAAIYHKRWNVEPYHKSLKQNASLEKSPTQTVTTQTNHFFAALCGYIKLELLKGATKLNHCALKSKLYLHAIHAAYAKLQELNPVQLAA; encoded by the coding sequence ATGAAAAACGACAAACAACTCCTTGACCTGTACAGCGACTATTTGATAAGCGCCTTCGGACAAACCACGGCGACAGGGCTGTCATCCCTATTGGATGGTGAAATCAGCCATGACCGAGTGCAACGCTTGCTGGCAGGGAAAGAACAAACCTCGGCGGATTTGTGGCGGCTTGTCAAGCCACATGTGCGCCAGATTGAAAGCGAAGACGGCGTGGTAATTGTGGATGACAGTATTGCGGAAAAACCATACACCGACGAGAACGACATCGTTTGCTGGCACTACGATCATTCCCAGCAAAGAACCGTCAAGGGCATCAACTTTGTGACCTGCCTATATCACAGCCAAGGCGTATCGTTGCCCGTTGGGTTCGAACTGGTTCGGAAAACAGAACGCTACACCGACCCGAAGACGGGAAAGGAAAAACGTCGCTCGGATAAAACCAAGAATGAAATGTACCGAGACCTCCTACAACAAGCCGTCAAAAACCAGATTCCGTTCAAATATGCGCTCAACGATATCTGGTTTGCTTCCGCCGAAAACATGAACTTTGTCAAACTCACACTCAAAAAGGAGTTCGTTATGCCACTCACAGGCAATCGCAAAGTGGCGCTGAGTGTGAATGCCAAGCAGCCGGGACGTTATCAGCGAGTGGACACGCTGGAACTGGAACCGATGAAACCTGTCACGGTGTATTTGGAAGGCGTGGGGTTTGCGCTCCTTCTCATCAAACAAGTCTTCACAAACGAAGATGGCTCGACAGGCATCCAATATCTGGTCGCCAGCGATACCACACGAGACGGTAACGGGATTGCCGCAATCTATCACAAACGATGGAACGTGGAACCCTATCACAAGTCGCTCAAACAGAATGCTTCGCTGGAGAAGTCACCCACCCAAACGGTGACAACTCAGACCAATCATTTCTTTGCGGCTCTGTGCGGTTACATCAAACTCGAACTGCTCAAAGGCGCCACCAAACTCAATCATTGTGCGCTCAAATCCAAACTGTACTTGCACGCTATTCATGCCGCTTATGCCAAGTTGCAGGAACTCAATCCTGTTCAACTGGCTGCGTAA
- a CDS encoding NAD(P)/FAD-dependent oxidoreductase: MTQRSITTRALESVAALTASTWPLMARLLPERMEFDDTLSIWHAGTPDYQPRAPLRGEITADLAIIGGGFTGVSAAYHIAQRFPQQRIVLLEATSLANGASGRNGGLALNWINGIDTSDPELTQKVYQLTSAGLCAIRTLIERHRLLVDHRFDGTLTLHTSPKRAEAAHAEAEYLRALGIPVQFLHRNELASHFDARGVYGATLEPETGQINGAQFVRELRPILEARGVAVYEQTPVLRLQTGRIIRLTTPQGEVHTPAVVLATNGYTSKLGLFRDALFPLHSSVFATAPLTPEQRQQLGWRAFAGFADDLDRISYGSLTLTGHLIFGGGSNQAYAYLFNNRTRLPAESAVARRAQTAIARTLAGYFPSTATLPIVRRWSGVLGITLNRQPLWGRWGEERNIYYALGYSGHGITLANLAGEFIADLYGGDDSRWRWLPFYQSRYPPIPPEPFRWLGYQVFTRLTGRSPRV, from the coding sequence ATGACTCAACGATCAATCACCACTCGCGCGCTAGAGAGCGTCGCTGCGCTGACCGCCAGCACATGGCCCCTTATGGCGCGGCTACTTCCCGAACGTATGGAGTTTGACGATACCCTGTCGATCTGGCACGCCGGAACGCCGGACTATCAACCACGCGCACCACTCAGGGGCGAAATTACCGCCGACCTGGCGATCATCGGCGGCGGCTTCACCGGCGTGAGCGCGGCATATCACATCGCGCAGCGTTTCCCGCAGCAGCGCATCGTCCTGCTCGAGGCGACGTCGCTGGCGAATGGCGCCAGTGGGCGGAATGGCGGTCTGGCGTTGAACTGGATCAATGGCATCGATACCAGCGATCCCGAACTGACGCAGAAGGTCTATCAACTGACCAGCGCCGGGTTGTGCGCGATACGCACCCTGATCGAGCGCCACCGTCTGTTGGTCGATCATCGCTTCGATGGCACGTTGACATTGCACACCAGCCCGAAGCGCGCCGAAGCAGCGCATGCGGAAGCCGAGTATCTGCGCGCGTTGGGTATTCCGGTACAATTTCTGCACCGCAACGAACTGGCATCACACTTCGATGCGCGCGGCGTCTATGGCGCAACGCTCGAACCAGAGACCGGGCAGATCAACGGGGCGCAGTTCGTTCGTGAGTTGCGCCCGATTCTGGAAGCGCGCGGCGTTGCAGTCTATGAGCAGACGCCAGTGCTCCGCCTGCAAACCGGTCGGATCATTCGCCTGACCACACCGCAGGGGGAGGTGCATACGCCCGCCGTTGTGCTGGCGACGAACGGGTATACGAGCAAACTGGGACTATTCCGTGATGCGCTGTTCCCGCTCCACTCGAGCGTCTTCGCCACTGCGCCGCTGACCCCAGAGCAACGGCAGCAGTTGGGTTGGCGGGCATTCGCCGGTTTTGCCGATGACCTGGATCGCATTTCGTATGGGTCGCTGACGCTTACGGGACATCTGATATTCGGCGGCGGCAGCAATCAGGCATACGCCTATCTGTTCAACAATCGCACCCGCCTGCCGGCAGAGAGCGCTGTTGCCCGCCGCGCGCAGACGGCGATTGCGCGGACGCTGGCAGGGTACTTTCCGTCCACCGCGACACTACCGATAGTTCGCCGCTGGAGCGGGGTGCTGGGCATTACGCTAAACCGCCAACCGCTCTGGGGACGGTGGGGCGAGGAGAGGAACATCTACTACGCGCTGGGGTACTCCGGTCACGGCATTACGCTCGCCAACCTTGCCGGCGAGTTCATTGCCGACCTGTACGGCGGGGATGATAGCCGCTGGCGGTGGTTGCCGTTCTATCAGAGCCGCTACCCGCCGATACCGCCAGAGCCGTTCCGTTGGCTGGGGTATCAGGTGTTCACCAGACTGACCGGACGATCGCCACGAGTGTGA
- a CDS encoding nuclease-related domain-containing protein, whose protein sequence is MAVQVWIGEKPEHANERRAIMALARGLDRLDGLYLILANFTVGGRSIDLVIVKQDAVFIIELKHCDGRVFGDVNGPWFVEGSNGERKRLNPGRKNPYNQVISYYYNLVNFLNDHRTELLPPQKAKTVDFRTCRRLVVIAPTLQEGSHVETDWKVDLKGLDELPAYLVTERSSEIDLTDEEMLRIPELLHLTRWTEINALLAGVLPNLDDSPAVDRPVSRESPVITGPVGSVTALAAPSAEASTPATQAQPVVASVSLSQRLSRLWQSWAGRIALASSLIVVVLIGMIFSQGRALPRSDQPAQSMVVSTSLPAGGADAGAISPVSSCIWSGFQPVGRRMINGSWENVGVGGNAPGLTPDVVVTLEEVEFCDGRITLRWSLRNNLSDQHVEMPLTAENIEVRDSVGTRYLVTDDLSQPRGLRALPGERVRGSAVIDRPVNLNASTLVVVLKKLPFGETTWLVPTPGAG, encoded by the coding sequence GTGGCAGTTCAGGTCTGGATTGGAGAGAAACCCGAGCACGCAAACGAACGTCGCGCCATTATGGCGCTGGCGCGCGGACTCGACCGTCTCGACGGGCTGTACCTGATCCTCGCCAACTTTACCGTCGGCGGGCGCAGCATCGACCTGGTGATTGTCAAGCAGGACGCTGTCTTTATCATCGAATTGAAGCATTGCGACGGCAGGGTCTTCGGTGATGTCAATGGTCCCTGGTTCGTCGAGGGTTCCAACGGCGAACGCAAACGGTTGAACCCCGGGCGCAAGAACCCGTACAACCAGGTTATTTCGTATTACTACAACCTGGTCAATTTTCTCAACGACCATCGCACCGAACTGTTACCGCCGCAAAAAGCGAAGACGGTCGATTTTCGCACCTGCCGACGCCTGGTGGTGATTGCACCAACGCTTCAGGAAGGCTCGCATGTCGAAACCGATTGGAAAGTCGATCTGAAAGGTCTCGACGAACTGCCTGCGTATCTGGTGACCGAACGTTCGAGCGAGATCGATCTGACGGACGAGGAGATGCTCCGTATTCCGGAACTCCTCCACCTGACGCGCTGGACTGAAATTAACGCCCTGCTCGCGGGCGTTCTTCCGAACCTCGATGATTCGCCTGCCGTTGATCGTCCGGTTTCGCGTGAATCGCCGGTGATCACTGGTCCGGTTGGATCGGTAACGGCGCTTGCTGCGCCATCAGCAGAGGCATCCACCCCTGCAACGCAGGCGCAACCGGTTGTTGCCTCTGTGTCGCTGTCGCAGCGCCTCTCGCGTCTGTGGCAATCCTGGGCGGGGCGCATCGCACTGGCGTCGAGCCTGATCGTTGTTGTGCTGATTGGTATGATCTTCAGTCAGGGGCGTGCCCTCCCGCGCTCCGATCAGCCGGCGCAGAGCATGGTGGTTTCGACTAGCCTGCCGGCCGGCGGCGCCGACGCTGGCGCGATTTCGCCGGTCAGTTCCTGCATCTGGAGTGGTTTTCAACCGGTGGGGCGCCGCATGATAAACGGAAGTTGGGAAAATGTCGGCGTTGGTGGCAATGCGCCAGGGCTGACGCCCGATGTCGTGGTGACGCTGGAGGAAGTCGAGTTCTGTGACGGCAGGATCACGCTCAGATGGAGTCTGCGCAATAATTTGAGCGATCAGCATGTCGAGATGCCGCTGACCGCTGAGAACATTGAGGTGCGCGACTCGGTCGGTACGCGCTACCTGGTGACGGATGACCTCTCACAGCCGCGTGGATTACGTGCTCTTCCCGGTGAGCGGGTGCGCGGTAGCGCTGTAATTGATCGCCCGGTTAATTTGAACGCCTCCACCCTTGTCGTAGTGCTGAAGAAACTCCCCTTCGGTGAGACGACCTGGCTCGTTCCAACGCCTGGCGCCGGGTAA